A genomic region of Raphanus sativus cultivar WK10039 chromosome 6, ASM80110v3, whole genome shotgun sequence contains the following coding sequences:
- the LOC108806288 gene encoding uncharacterized protein LOC108806288, with protein MDESGNKGMELNCRDAKIRKSSISRISVEGYDTSLRRADVDGALREHFASCGNIIHVYVPVPLDVDVNGGILCRYSLIYVNEEDEEKALKLDGSDMGGRILQINPYPFHENHLDDYLAPMKEGEFFLPQHTIMVKDFESSLPIDVIMEQLDKYFSSKGSFVYQDVTASGAIKTVARFYVRGQEGVDTALERSGRSVEGLYFVVTRVVPVPAKIRPTGYCHPNNFIEDPNITEKRSQKKKKKKSKTTERNQSKKKEKKRKSISNTCFFL; from the exons ATGGACGAATCCGGCAACAAA GGTATGGAGTTGAACTGTCGTGATGCAAAGATTCGAAAAAGCAG CATTAGCAGGATTTCGGTCGAGGGATACGACACCTCCCTTCGTAGGGCAGATGTCGATGGTGCTTTGAGAGAACACTTCGCTTCATGTGGAAACATAATACATGTTTATGTTCCCGTTCCCTTAGACGTAGACGTTAACGGTGGTATTCTCTGCAG atattccttaatttatgttaatgaagaagatgaagaaaaggCACTGAAGCTTGATGGAAGTGACATGGGAGGACGGATTTTACAAATTAACCCTTACCCGTTCCACGAAAATCACCTTGATGATTACTTGGCTCCTATGAAAGAAGGCGAATTCTTTCTGCCACAACACAC GATAATGGTTAAGGATTTTGAGTCTTCCCTTCCTATCGATGTTATCATGGAGCAGCTTGATAAATATTTCTCTTCAAAAGGTTCTTTTGTTTACCAAGACGTAACCGCTTCTGGTGCTATCAAAAC CGTAGCCAGATTTTATGTCCGTGGACAAGAGGGTGTAGACACGGCGCTTGAACGTAGTGGACGTTCTGTTGAAGGTTTGTATTTTGTAGTTACTCGGGTTGTTCCAGTTCCAGCAAAAATACGCCCGACTGGCTACTGTCACCCAA atAACTTTATAGAAGATCCAAATATTACGGAGAAGAGAagtcagaagaagaagaagaagaagagcaagactacAGAGAGAAATCAGtcgaagaagaaagagaagaagaggaagtcAATATCTAACACCTGCTTCTTTCTTTAA